CGGCAGAGTCGATCTCACCGCCATTCACGCTCATGCCGAGCGGTTCCGCACGGGTCCTGACGACATCGAGAATCTGTGGATGCACGTCGCCGGCGAGCACGATGCGCGTGCGCTTTTCGCGGTGATGACGGTAGGCGATGCCGACAGCTTCGGCGACGGCAGTCGCTTCGTCAAGCAGCGAGGCCGAGGCAACCGGCAAGCCTGTTAGCTCAGTGACCAGCGTCTGGAAATGGAACAGCAGTTCAAGCCGTCCCTGGCTGATCTCGGACTGATAAGGCGTATAGGCCGTATACCAGGCGGGGTTCTCGAAGAGATTGCGCTGGATCACCGCAGGCACATGGGTGCCGTGATAGCCCTGCCCGATGAAGCTCTTGTGCGTCTTGTTTTGTCCCATCTTGGCGGCAAGTTCCGCCAATGCTTCGGCCTCGTTGACCGCCTCGGGAATATTCAGCGGCCTTTCCAGCCGGATGGATTTCGGCACGGCCTGTGAAATCAGGGTTTCCAGCGAAGGAATGCCAAGCGCTGCCAGCATTGCCCGCGAACCCTGAATACTCGGGCCGATATGACGGTCAGTGAAAGGGAATATTGTGTTGTTCATGGTGCGCCTTCTTGTCTGCAATTCAAAGACCTCCCCGTCGCTTGGCAGCAACAGGAAGAGGCCTTTCTATTCCTATCCAACAATCGCTTTGTAAGCGGCCTCATCCAGCAGGCCGGCGAGTTGGTTCGTGTCAGACAATTTCATCTTCCATAGCCAGCCATCGCCGGTGGCAGAGGAATTGACCAGCGCCGGATCGCTCGCCGCGGCTTCGTTGACTTCGGTTACTTCGCCGTCCACGGGCGCATAGACGTCCGAAGCCGCCTTCACCGATTCCACGACAACAGCGGCATCACCCTTCGAGAGGGACTGGCCGACATCCGGCAATTGTACAAAAACGAGATCGCCGAGCTGATCCTGGGCATGATCGGTAATGCCGACGGTGGCAACGCCGTTCTCGACGCGAACCCATTCGTGATCCTCAGTAAAATAAGTGACTGCCATCTGTATTATCCTTTGTGATAGCGATGTGGCGTGAAGGGAAGTGAATGAACGTGCAGCGCAATACGAGTGCCTCGCACATCCGCGAAAACCTGCGTGCCGATCGGGGCGAAATCCTTGCCGACATAGCCCATGGCGACAGGATAACCGGCCGAAGGACCAAAGCCGCCCGATGTCACGACACCCACGGTGTTCCCATTGGTATCAACCAGGATGGAATCGGAGCGCACGGGCTGACGGCTATCGGGCTTCAGGCCAACCCGCTTGCGGCCGGGGCCCTTGGCAATCTTGGCGAGAAGCGCCTTGGCGCCTATGAAGCCAGCCTTTTCACGGACAGGCTTGGCAATAGTCCAGGTGAGACCGGCATCGACAGGATCGATCTCCGGCGTAATGTCATGGCCATGCAGGCACAGCCCGGCTTCCAGCCGCAGACTGTCGCGCGCCGCAAGGCCGACCCACGCAACGCGCTCGTCGGCAAAGAGTTTCGCTACGAGTTTGCGCGCTTCATCTGCCGGCAGACCGATCTCGAAACCATCCTCGCCCGTATAGCCCGAGCGGCTCATGAACCAGCCCGGCTTGGGTTCGAAGCCATGCATGAAGGCAAGCTCCGTTCCGGCGATTCCGCCCTTGCGCAGGACGTCTGCGGCCTGCGGTCCCTGGATTGCCAGGAACACACGATCAAGCGCATCGATCTTGCAGTCAAATCCCTTGGCAACTTCGCGCAAATGCGCCTCGTCGCTCACAGCGTTGCCGGCATTGGCCACGACCATGAAGTGGTCGTCACCCAGCCTCGTGATGATCAGATCATCCAGGATGCCAGCCTGCTCATTGAGGAAGAACGTATATTTGGATTGTCCCGTCTGCAGCGAGTCTGCATCCAGCGGGCAGGCCCGGGAAAGCAGCGTCGAAGCGCCGGGGCCAGTTACATCGAAGAGCTGCATATGCGAGATGTCGAACAGGCCGGCCTTCTCGCGTGTATGCAGATGTTCTTTCATCACCCCGAGCGGATAGGTGATCGGCATGGACCATCCCGCAAACCCGCCAAAGCGCGCATTGGCCGCTTTGTGCAGATCCTCGAGAGGCAGGGATTTCAGATTATCGTTGGTGCCCATTTTCACTCCAGAGACATGCAAAGACCTCCGCCACGACGACGGATCGTATCTTTACCCCTCTGTCGGAAGCCTGAGAGACTCGCTCTAGCCCGAACCATGAGATTCCGGCTGAACTTACACCTTCGGCGCGGGGTTTCCCCCGACTTTCCAGAGTTGTCTTATCCGCTTGCGGTTCCTGGTACCTGAGAGATTTCGGGCGATTTCCCCTTCGGTGGCCCTATGCATTGCTGCACAGAACACTCTCCCGCAAACTGACAGAGCCTTTTGATTTTGCAAATCGCAGACCCTCGACAAGCCGGACCATAGCGCACCCGGTTAAAGCTGTCATCGCCCAAACCACCGATTTGACGCTTTGTGGACAGAAATTGTCGAAGAGGGGATATTGTGCTTTGGTCGTACGACTTCGCGAAGCGTGACCAGCTATCCGGCTGTGCTTACTTTTGCAGTAGAAATCGAGGATCGAACAATGACAATCCGGGTCAAGGTTGGGGAAGCAAAGGCCCACCTATCTGAGCTTCTGGCCAAGGTCGAAGCCGGAGAAGAGGTTGTCATATCGCGTGGTGACAGCATTGATCGCCATGGCGCGTTTACGCCGGCTAAATCTAAAGGATCTAGATATCGACGGTGACCGTGCAATTCTTTCAATCGCGCTCAAACACAACCTGTCGGCCTATGATGCCGCCTATCTTGCCTTAGCGATCGACCAGAGTTTGCCTCTAGCGACAAATGATAGAAAGCTTGCGGCCGCTGCACGTGCTGAGGCCGTCAAAATATTAGGCCCTCTGAACAACGCCCTTTGAAAGCCGTTTTTGCTCCCGTTGCAAAGCGATCACGCCAAGCGATTGCCCCCTGCCCCGCACAGCATGTGTGCCGAGATATTCAGCATCGATATCACTGGAGAGTTTCATGCGGCTCGCGAGTTCGCTTGAGATCAGTACGGGCGCTTCCAGCGTGCGGCAAAGGGTTTCGAGCCGCGCGGCCGTGTTCACCGTATCACCGAAATAGGTGATCTTGTGGTGGT
The Phyllobacterium zundukense DNA segment above includes these coding regions:
- the gcvH gene encoding glycine cleavage system protein GcvH produces the protein MAVTYFTEDHEWVRVENGVATVGITDHAQDQLGDLVFVQLPDVGQSLSKGDAAVVVESVKAASDVYAPVDGEVTEVNEAAASDPALVNSSATGDGWLWKMKLSDTNQLAGLLDEAAYKAIVG
- the gcvT gene encoding glycine cleavage system aminomethyltransferase GcvT codes for the protein MGTNDNLKSLPLEDLHKAANARFGGFAGWSMPITYPLGVMKEHLHTREKAGLFDISHMQLFDVTGPGASTLLSRACPLDADSLQTGQSKYTFFLNEQAGILDDLIITRLGDDHFMVVANAGNAVSDEAHLREVAKGFDCKIDALDRVFLAIQGPQAADVLRKGGIAGTELAFMHGFEPKPGWFMSRSGYTGEDGFEIGLPADEARKLVAKLFADERVAWVGLAARDSLRLEAGLCLHGHDITPEIDPVDAGLTWTIAKPVREKAGFIGAKALLAKIAKGPGRKRVGLKPDSRQPVRSDSILVDTNGNTVGVVTSGGFGPSAGYPVAMGYVGKDFAPIGTQVFADVRGTRIALHVHSLPFTPHRYHKG
- a CDS encoding PIN domain-containing protein, producing the protein MARLRRLNLKDLDIDGDRAILSIALKHNLSAYDAAYLALAIDQSLPLATNDRKLAAAARAEAVKILGPLNNAL